The Enterobacter asburiae sequence CTGCCGGATAAAGAAACAGCGGCTGCGCCTCGACCCACGCCTGGGCGCCGCCATAATGGAGCAGGCGCTCGCGGATCTGAAAGCAGCGGCGAGTGTGGGCGTTGAGGGTCAGCCAGCCGTTGACGCACACCAGCGCGGTGAGTGCTTCGGGCCTGTCGATGGCCAGCTGCAGGCCGACCAGCGCCCCCAGCGCGTGACCCACGACGCTGTAGCGGGCAATCCCGGCATCAGCCAGCGCCTGGGCCAGCTCGTCCGCCATCTGCGCAAGGCTGTACCCTTCCGGCAGGGTGTCGGGGTTATTGCCTGTTCCCCGCTGGTCATAGCACACCACCTGATACTCCGGCTCCAGCGCGGCCAACTGGGGCAGCCAGTAACTGCCACTGCCGCCGAGACCGGAAATAAAGACCACTACTGGCGCGCCCTCATACGGGGGCGGCGAGACGGAGAGTTTCATGGCTGCCTCACTTCGCGATGTGCGCAACGGTGGCGATTTCAACCAGCGCGTCCGGCTTCACCAGCCCGCACTGAATGCAGAACCGGGCCGGTTTATCGCCGGGGAAGAACTCGGCGTAAATCTCGTTAATCGCGGCGTAGTTTTTCCAGTCGGTGATAAAGATGCTGTTGAAGGTCACGTCCTCCATGGTGCCACCCGCCGTTTCGATCACGGTTTTGATCGTCTCCAGCACGTGGCGGGTTTGCGCCTTTGGGTCGTTGATAAACACCACGTT is a genomic window containing:
- the rutC gene encoding pyrimidine utilization protein C; its protein translation is MPKSVIIPPGTSTPIAPFVPGTLADGVVYVSGTLPFDKDNNVVFINDPKAQTRHVLETIKTVIETAGGTMEDVTFNSIFITDWKNYAAINEIYAEFFPGDKPARFCIQCGLVKPDALVEIATVAHIAK
- the rutD gene encoding pyrimidine utilization protein D encodes the protein MKLSVSPPPYEGAPVVVFISGLGGSGSYWLPQLAALEPEYQVVCYDQRGTGNNPDTLPEGYSLAQMADELAQALADAGIARYSVVGHALGALVGLQLAIDRPEALTALVCVNGWLTLNAHTRRCFQIRERLLHYGGAQAWVEAQPLFLYPADWMAARAPRLEAEEALALAHFQGKANLLHRLSALKKADFSRHAARIRCPVQIICSADDMLVPSVCSSELQAAIPHSRSAVMRQGGHACNVTEPDTFNTLLLNGLASLLHSPEPAL